A stretch of Paludisphaera rhizosphaerae DNA encodes these proteins:
- a CDS encoding lactate/malate family dehydrogenase, producing the protein MKISVVGMGKVGAATAFALVTRGLPHELVLVGRTRERAEGDAHDLLHASALVRPMKVTAGDIQDTACSHIVILAVSAGADDVSKGRAALADANARLLREIVPPLAEASPSAVFVVMTNPVDVCTYVTLKASGLPAGRVMGTGTLIDTMRFRVLLSRQTGINPEDVRAYILGEHGETQFPALSVASAGGVRFEPRDSTVRAFAEEAREGGHHVARSKGYTNFAVALAATSICEAVAHDARTVLPVSTHVAGFKGLGDVCLSLPCVVGRRGVARVLDIHLDPEETDLLHKSAAAIREVIDRVEAAGSG; encoded by the coding sequence ATGAAGATCAGCGTCGTCGGCATGGGGAAGGTCGGCGCGGCCACGGCGTTCGCGCTGGTGACGCGCGGCCTCCCCCATGAGCTGGTCCTGGTCGGACGGACGAGGGAGCGGGCCGAGGGCGACGCCCACGACCTGCTCCACGCCTCCGCCCTGGTCCGGCCGATGAAGGTCACCGCCGGCGACATCCAGGATACGGCCTGCAGCCACATCGTCATCCTCGCCGTCAGCGCGGGGGCCGACGACGTCTCGAAGGGCCGGGCCGCCCTGGCCGACGCCAACGCCAGACTCCTCCGCGAGATCGTCCCGCCCCTGGCCGAGGCTTCCCCTTCGGCCGTCTTCGTGGTCATGACCAACCCCGTCGACGTCTGCACCTACGTCACGCTGAAGGCCTCCGGCCTGCCCGCGGGTCGCGTGATGGGGACGGGAACCCTCATCGACACGATGCGGTTTCGCGTGCTGCTCAGCCGTCAGACGGGCATCAACCCGGAGGACGTCCGCGCCTACATCCTGGGGGAGCACGGCGAGACCCAGTTTCCTGCGCTCTCGGTCGCCAGCGCGGGGGGAGTGCGGTTCGAGCCCCGGGACTCGACTGTCCGCGCCTTTGCCGAGGAAGCTCGCGAGGGGGGCCATCACGTCGCCCGCTCCAAGGGTTACACCAACTTCGCCGTCGCCCTGGCGGCGACCTCCATCTGCGAGGCCGTCGCCCACGACGCCCGCACGGTCTTGCCGGTCAGCACCCATGTCGCCGGATTCAAGGGACTGGGGGACGTCTGCCTGAGCCTCCCCTGCGTCGTCGGCCGCCGGGGCGTCGCGCGGGTGCTCGACATCCACCTCGACCCCGAGGAAACCGACCTCCTCCACAAGAGCGCCGCCGCCATCCGCGAGGTCATCGACCGCGTGGAGGCCGCAGGTTCGGGGTAA
- the rplU gene encoding 50S ribosomal protein L21, which yields MYAVFEDGSHQYRVQEGDFVRVDRRQGQVGDELIFGKVLLIAGDGEPTVGEPVIDGAKVTAKIVDHFRTKKIIIQKFRRRKNMRRRRGHRQHYTTVQITSVAKAS from the coding sequence ATGTACGCTGTTTTTGAAGACGGTTCCCACCAGTATCGCGTTCAGGAAGGCGACTTCGTCCGGGTCGATCGCCGCCAGGGCCAGGTCGGCGACGAGCTGATCTTCGGCAAGGTGCTGCTCATCGCCGGCGACGGCGAGCCCACCGTCGGCGAGCCCGTCATCGACGGCGCCAAGGTCACGGCCAAGATCGTCGACCACTTCCGCACCAAGAAGATCATCATCCAGAAATTCCGCCGCCGCAAGAACATGCGTCGCCGCCGCGGACACCGTCAGCACTACACGACGGTCCAGATCACCAGCGTGGCGAAGGCCTCCTGA
- a CDS encoding REP-associated tyrosine transposase → MGDQSSGSTWPRRKRCRRCDEPGHAHALTFSCFGRQPFLAADRSRLWMIEAIEAARDSHRFHLWAYVLMPEHVHLLIYPITTEYSIGAVLTSLKQPVAKRALLFVRQNAPDFLPRMLDRQPNGKESHRFWQRGGGYDRNAWEPRSVWEMIDYIHANPVRRGLCDRPEDWEWSSASGYMGSESPRLRLDLSSLPEDPRR, encoded by the coding sequence ATGGGCGACCAATCGTCGGGCTCAACTTGGCCTCGTCGCAAACGCTGTCGCCGCTGCGACGAGCCGGGGCATGCCCATGCCCTGACTTTTTCCTGCTTTGGAAGACAGCCATTCCTGGCTGCGGATCGCTCTCGGCTTTGGATGATCGAGGCCATCGAAGCCGCCCGCGACTCTCACCGGTTCCATCTCTGGGCTTACGTGCTCATGCCCGAGCACGTCCACCTGCTGATCTACCCGATTACCACTGAGTATTCGATTGGGGCGGTGCTCACCAGCCTTAAACAACCCGTCGCGAAGCGGGCGCTCCTCTTCGTTCGCCAGAACGCGCCGGATTTTCTGCCTCGGATGCTTGATCGTCAGCCCAACGGCAAAGAGTCGCATAGGTTCTGGCAACGTGGCGGCGGTTACGACCGTAACGCCTGGGAACCCCGGTCTGTCTGGGAGATGATCGACTATATCCACGCCAACCCCGTTCGGCGGGGCCTGTGCGATCGCCCCGAGGATTGGGAATGGTCCAGTGCGAGCGGCTATATGGGCAGTGAATCGCCACGACTACGCCTGGACCTCTCGTCGCTCCCCGAGGATCCCCGTCGCTAA
- a CDS encoding vitamin B12-dependent ribonucleotide reductase, whose protein sequence is MVVPRVFSTEGVSPFDEVEWDFRSAAIKDEKGRAIFEQVDCEIPRSWSQLATNVVVSKYFYGDISGGNGSPADGKREYSVRQLVDRVTRTIADWGREDGYFASDDDAAKFYDELSALCLNQYGSFNSPVWFNVGLFHSYGIAGPANNWRWDEETRTIVAAANAYETPQSSACFIQSVSDDMDGIMRLAHSEAMLFKFGSGTGTDLSTLRSSREKLAGGGKPSGPVSFMRVYDAVASVVKSGGKTRRAAKMQTLKIWHPDVLEFIECKIKEEAKAQALIKQGYEANFNGEAYSSVLFQNANLSVRCSDAFLDAAEKDGEWTTKAVLSGRPMDTYSAKMLLDRISEGTWLCGDPGVQYEDTIQRWHTCPNTAPINSSNPCSEYMFVDDSACNLASLNLVRFVDADGAFDVERFRAAVRVFITAQEILVDHASYPTQKIAANSHKFRPLGLGYANLGSMLMSAGLPYDSEEGRAVAAAITAVMHGQAYLTSAEHAGRVGAFDGFAINREPMLNVMGMHRDAAYKIDEKAPEAIRTAAHRIWDECLEVGRANGFRNSQVTVLAPTGTIAFMMDCDTTGIEPDIALVKYKLLAGGGMLKIVNRTVPSALRKLGYDEPEIRGVLDYIDAHDTIEGAPGLKDEHLSIFDCAFAPPQGGRSIHYLGHLRMMAAVQPFLSGAISKTCNLPNEATIEDIRETYLEGWKLGLKALAIYRDGSKGSQPVSTKSEEKSAEASKAAEAAPAPAPTPVVVAVESLKPAAAPVTTTIVAKPRRERLPHTRRSITHKFDIQGHEGYINVGFYPDGRPGELFITMAKEGSTIGGLMDVLGTSISIGLQYGVPLEVFVNKFAHSRFEPAGFTKNQDIPIAKSIADYIFRWLGMEFIDGYREANSPNRGGYEEPAAKPAAVEASAAPVLKVNGHRSATMADLEHAEAVLGTAPAKQPASQPHVIAADASLNVQDQQFASFQSDAPACDNCGALTVRCGTCYRCFNCGNSMGCS, encoded by the coding sequence ATGGTGGTCCCGCGCGTGTTCAGCACGGAGGGGGTCAGCCCGTTCGACGAGGTCGAGTGGGACTTCCGGTCGGCGGCCATCAAAGATGAGAAGGGGCGGGCGATCTTCGAGCAGGTCGACTGCGAGATCCCCAGGTCGTGGAGCCAGCTCGCCACCAACGTCGTGGTGAGCAAGTACTTCTACGGCGACATATCCGGCGGCAACGGCTCCCCGGCCGACGGCAAGCGCGAGTACTCCGTCCGGCAGTTGGTCGACCGCGTCACGCGGACGATCGCCGACTGGGGTCGCGAGGACGGCTACTTCGCCTCCGACGACGACGCGGCGAAGTTCTACGACGAGCTTTCCGCCCTCTGCCTGAATCAGTATGGGTCGTTCAACTCGCCCGTCTGGTTCAACGTGGGGTTGTTCCACTCGTACGGCATCGCCGGCCCGGCGAACAACTGGCGGTGGGACGAGGAGACCCGCACGATCGTCGCCGCCGCCAACGCGTACGAGACGCCCCAGTCGTCCGCCTGCTTCATCCAGAGCGTCTCCGACGACATGGACGGCATCATGCGGCTCGCGCACAGCGAGGCCATGCTGTTCAAGTTCGGCTCGGGGACGGGGACGGACCTCTCCACCCTGCGGTCCAGCCGCGAGAAGCTCGCCGGCGGCGGCAAGCCGTCGGGTCCGGTCAGCTTCATGCGGGTGTACGACGCTGTCGCCAGCGTGGTGAAGTCGGGCGGCAAGACCCGTCGCGCCGCCAAGATGCAGACCCTCAAGATCTGGCACCCGGACGTCCTCGAATTCATCGAGTGCAAGATCAAGGAAGAGGCCAAGGCCCAGGCCCTCATCAAGCAGGGCTATGAGGCCAACTTCAACGGCGAGGCGTATAGCTCGGTCCTCTTCCAGAACGCCAACCTCTCCGTCCGCTGCTCCGACGCGTTCCTCGACGCGGCCGAGAAGGACGGCGAGTGGACCACCAAGGCCGTCCTCTCCGGTCGGCCGATGGACACCTACAGCGCCAAGATGCTCCTCGACCGGATCTCCGAGGGGACCTGGCTCTGCGGCGACCCCGGCGTCCAGTATGAAGACACCATCCAGCGCTGGCACACCTGCCCCAACACCGCGCCGATCAACTCGTCGAACCCCTGCTCCGAGTACATGTTCGTCGACGACAGCGCGTGCAACCTGGCCTCGCTGAACCTCGTCCGGTTCGTGGACGCCGACGGCGCCTTCGACGTCGAGCGGTTCCGCGCCGCCGTGCGGGTCTTCATCACGGCGCAGGAAATTCTGGTCGACCACGCCAGCTATCCGACGCAGAAGATCGCCGCCAACAGCCACAAGTTCCGGCCGCTGGGCCTGGGCTACGCCAACCTGGGCAGCATGCTGATGTCGGCCGGCCTGCCGTACGACTCCGAGGAAGGCCGGGCGGTCGCCGCGGCGATCACCGCCGTCATGCACGGCCAGGCGTACCTCACCAGCGCTGAGCACGCCGGGCGCGTCGGCGCGTTCGACGGCTTCGCCATCAACCGCGAGCCGATGCTCAACGTGATGGGGATGCACCGCGACGCCGCCTACAAGATCGACGAGAAGGCTCCGGAGGCCATCCGGACCGCCGCTCACCGGATCTGGGACGAGTGCCTGGAGGTCGGCCGGGCCAACGGGTTCCGCAACAGCCAGGTGACCGTGCTGGCGCCGACGGGCACCATCGCGTTCATGATGGACTGCGACACCACCGGCATCGAGCCCGACATCGCCCTGGTGAAGTACAAGCTGCTGGCTGGCGGCGGCATGCTCAAGATCGTCAACCGGACCGTCCCCTCGGCCCTGCGGAAGCTCGGCTACGACGAGCCCGAGATCCGAGGCGTGCTCGACTACATCGACGCCCACGACACGATCGAGGGCGCTCCGGGCCTGAAGGACGAGCACCTCTCGATCTTCGACTGCGCCTTCGCCCCGCCGCAAGGGGGCCGGAGCATCCACTACCTGGGCCACCTCCGGATGATGGCGGCCGTCCAGCCGTTCCTCTCGGGTGCGATCTCCAAGACGTGCAACCTCCCCAACGAGGCCACGATCGAGGACATCCGCGAGACGTACCTGGAAGGCTGGAAGCTCGGCCTCAAGGCCCTGGCCATCTACCGCGACGGCTCCAAGGGGAGCCAGCCGGTCTCCACCAAGAGCGAGGAGAAGTCGGCCGAGGCGTCCAAGGCCGCCGAAGCCGCCCCCGCCCCGGCTCCCACGCCGGTCGTGGTCGCGGTTGAATCCCTGAAGCCCGCCGCGGCTCCGGTGACGACGACCATCGTGGCCAAGCCCCGGCGCGAGCGGCTGCCGCACACGCGGCGGAGCATCACGCACAAGTTCGACATCCAGGGGCACGAGGGCTACATCAACGTCGGCTTCTATCCCGACGGCCGCCCCGGCGAACTGTTCATCACGATGGCGAAGGAAGGCTCGACCATCGGCGGCCTGATGGACGTCCTTGGGACGTCGATCTCGATCGGCCTGCAGTACGGCGTGCCGCTTGAGGTGTTCGTCAACAAGTTCGCTCACAGCCGATTCGAGCCGGCCGGGTTCACCAAGAACCAGGACATCCCGATCGCCAAGAGCATCGCCGACTACATCTTCCGATGGCTCGGCATGGAGTTCATCGACGGCTACCGCGAAGCCAACTCCCCCAACCGGGGAGGCTACGAGGAGCCCGCGGCCAAGCCGGCCGCCGTCGAGGCTTCGGCCGCTCCCGTGCTGAAGGTGAACGGACACCGCTCAGCCACGATGGCGGACCTGGAGCACGCCGAGGCCGTTCTGGGGACCGCGCCAGCCAAGCAACCGGCGAGTCAGCCCCATGTGATCGCCGCGGACGCCAGCCTGAACGTGCAGGACCAGCAGTTCGCCTCGTTCCAGAGCGACGCCCCGGCCTGCGACAACTGCGGCGCCCTGACCGTCCGCTGCGGAACCTGCTACCGCTGCTTCAACTGCGGCAACAGCATGGGCTGCTCCTGA
- a CDS encoding alpha/beta hydrolase produces the protein MTLHPATLGIGLLALVGSALPWTSARAFEEPPLKAAAVLDVWPGPAPGEVGKIEEEKFMDPPTSPVKRLGNVSHPTLTVYRPAPEKDTGAAVVICPGGGYYILAMDLEGDEVAAWLNSIGVTGIVLKYRVPRREGTPPEKKPIQPLMDVQRAVKLVRSKAAEWKIDPNRIGVLGFSAGGHLSAAASTRFDEPVYPQTDDVDKKQSARPDFAVLIYPGGMEDRNEADNPLLRVTSKTPPMFLAHAGDDKVSPLNSVSMYTALKQAGVPAELHVYATGGHGFGLRPSPNACSTWPKRCEEWMTAMKLLTPKS, from the coding sequence ATGACTTTACACCCCGCGACGCTCGGGATCGGGCTACTCGCCCTGGTCGGGTCGGCCCTTCCGTGGACCTCGGCGCGGGCCTTCGAGGAACCCCCGCTCAAGGCGGCGGCCGTGCTCGACGTCTGGCCCGGCCCAGCGCCCGGCGAGGTGGGGAAGATCGAGGAAGAGAAGTTCATGGACCCGCCGACGTCCCCCGTCAAACGCCTGGGGAACGTCTCGCACCCCACGCTGACGGTCTACCGACCGGCACCGGAGAAGGACACCGGCGCGGCCGTGGTGATCTGCCCTGGCGGCGGCTACTACATCCTGGCCATGGACCTGGAAGGGGACGAGGTCGCCGCCTGGCTGAACTCGATCGGCGTCACCGGCATCGTGCTGAAGTACCGCGTCCCTCGCCGCGAAGGCACGCCCCCGGAGAAGAAGCCGATCCAGCCCCTGATGGACGTCCAGCGCGCGGTCAAGCTCGTGCGGAGCAAGGCCGCTGAATGGAAGATCGACCCGAACCGGATCGGCGTCCTGGGCTTCTCCGCCGGAGGCCATCTCTCGGCCGCGGCCTCGACCCGTTTCGACGAGCCCGTCTACCCCCAGACCGACGACGTCGACAAGAAGCAGAGCGCCCGCCCGGACTTCGCCGTCCTGATCTACCCCGGCGGTATGGAAGACCGCAACGAAGCCGACAACCCCCTGCTCCGCGTCACCTCAAAGACGCCGCCGATGTTCCTGGCCCACGCCGGCGACGACAAGGTCAGCCCGCTCAACAGCGTCTCGATGTACACCGCCCTCAAACAGGCCGGCGTCCCTGCTGAGCTGCACGTCTACGCGACCGGCGGCCACGGCTTCGGTCTCCGCCCCAGCCCCAACGCCTGCTCCACCTGGCCGAAGCGCTGCGAGGAGTGGATGACGGCCATGAAGTTGCTGACGCCGAAATCCTAA
- a CDS encoding RNA polymerase sigma factor has protein sequence MTRSTGAPKELRTLVEVGCTGDLTDGQLLERFQRRSASSETAFEALVDRHAAMVWGVCRRSLDRADAEDAFQATFLVLVRRAGAIRTDDRDSAGRWLYGVARRVASRLRQEAARRPPAAVDSAPAEDPASLAERRDARETVIAELDRLPTKYRRPIELCDFEGLTYEQAGVFLGWPTATLKNRLAQGRSRLRDRLIRRGLAPAALIALARESQAAVPKALVHSTCRAGAITSGTIPVAVARLTEGAIRTMFLDRMKTLALIASMGFGAAAVAGMAVPGGEETGPPPAASDAGKTSQTPDPRFSKRMPSGALIEIVAVSSAPLTRVWWKPDGTPLAEPPCDLMDPVSNPGYDDEDGRYRILFRVTDVHEYDDNLPAMGLCGLGYTREVRRDGEIVPGLRIFILGQTERRDPAYVGFQGAFGPWKTVQHWSPASSGRSSNDHRGERRISTTMRGDQGRAIATMVHEIDPRDSTFRIIAVDEQDREIERTDLKSIDNETFSMVQATFNQPPEKIHEFRFQSRRLGSTVIDGISLHPNKPVPPR, from the coding sequence ATGACGAGATCCACCGGCGCACCGAAAGAACTGCGAACGCTCGTCGAGGTCGGCTGCACGGGGGATCTGACCGACGGCCAACTCCTGGAGCGCTTCCAACGTCGGTCCGCTTCGTCCGAGACTGCGTTCGAAGCTTTGGTGGACCGACACGCGGCGATGGTCTGGGGCGTCTGCCGACGCTCTCTCGACCGCGCCGACGCCGAAGACGCATTCCAGGCAACGTTCCTTGTCCTGGTTCGTCGGGCCGGAGCAATCCGGACGGACGACCGCGACTCGGCTGGGCGTTGGCTTTACGGCGTCGCCCGACGCGTCGCGAGTCGCCTCCGCCAGGAAGCGGCTCGGCGTCCCCCGGCTGCTGTCGATTCCGCGCCGGCCGAGGACCCCGCGTCCCTGGCCGAGCGCCGTGACGCGCGCGAAACGGTGATCGCGGAATTGGACCGCCTTCCCACCAAGTACCGACGTCCCATCGAGTTGTGCGATTTCGAGGGCCTCACCTACGAGCAGGCCGGCGTCTTCCTGGGCTGGCCCACGGCCACCCTGAAGAACCGGCTGGCCCAGGGGCGATCACGGCTGCGGGATCGGCTGATCCGAAGGGGATTGGCCCCGGCGGCGTTGATTGCGCTGGCTCGAGAATCTCAGGCGGCCGTCCCGAAGGCCCTCGTCCATTCCACCTGCCGCGCTGGAGCCATCACTTCGGGGACGATTCCCGTGGCGGTCGCTCGGCTGACCGAAGGAGCGATTCGGACCATGTTCCTGGACAGGATGAAGACCCTCGCCTTGATCGCGTCGATGGGTTTTGGGGCCGCGGCGGTCGCCGGGATGGCGGTGCCGGGAGGCGAGGAAACTGGGCCCCCTCCGGCGGCGTCGGATGCCGGCAAGACTTCGCAAACGCCCGACCCCCGGTTCTCGAAACGGATGCCGAGCGGGGCGCTCATTGAGATCGTGGCTGTCTCCTCCGCCCCCTTGACCAGGGTCTGGTGGAAGCCTGACGGCACCCCTCTGGCCGAGCCTCCGTGCGACTTGATGGACCCCGTGAGCAACCCCGGATACGACGATGAGGATGGTCGATATCGAATCCTCTTCCGGGTCACCGACGTCCACGAGTACGACGACAATCTGCCGGCGATGGGTCTGTGTGGACTGGGCTACACGCGCGAGGTGCGTCGCGACGGTGAGATCGTCCCTGGACTCAGGATTTTCATTCTCGGTCAGACCGAACGGCGCGATCCCGCCTACGTTGGATTCCAGGGAGCGTTCGGTCCGTGGAAGACGGTCCAGCACTGGAGTCCTGCCAGTAGCGGTCGCAGTAGCAACGATCATCGTGGTGAGCGTCGCATTTCCACGACCATGCGAGGGGATCAGGGCCGGGCAATCGCCACGATGGTCCATGAGATCGATCCGCGAGATTCCACCTTTCGGATCATCGCCGTGGATGAGCAAGATCGAGAAATCGAGCGGACGGATCTGAAGAGCATCGACAACGAGACTTTCTCCATGGTCCAGGCGACCTTCAACCAACCGCCGGAGAAGATCCACGAGTTCCGTTTCCAATCCCGTCGCCTCGGAAGCACCGTGATTGACGGGATCTCCCTGCATCCCAACAAGCCCGTCCCCCCGCGTTGA
- a CDS encoding RNA polymerase sigma factor produces the protein MTTPSTTGLRALFTGGSATGLTDGQLLERFQHRHESAEAAFEALVDRHAAMVWGVCRRSLDRADAEDAFQATFLVLVRKAGAIRPDDRGSVGRWLYGVARRVAGRLRQEAARRPPSLDPVLAEDPASLAERRDIREAVAAELDRLPSKYRRPIELCDFEGLTYEQAGVFLGWPTATLKNRLAQGRSRLRDRLTRRGLAPAAAVATAAIARECQAGVPRALIQSTCRAGAIASGTIPAAVARLTEGAIRTMFLDRMKTIALIVSTGFGAVAVAGVASPRGEETAPPSTVVVVPDAGKVPRTPDPRFSKRMQNGALVEIVAVSSAPATGLWWRPDGTPLAEPPCDSMGPDEDAEDGRYRILYQVTDAPENDDVKPNSGPASDVMGYNRHVRLNGKVVPGLRRFGLGYRTKRDTASVRIGGAYGPWETIDEMSPSQGAGHADNWPRGHRRIFSITPVGEGWTVATVVHEIDLRDKVFRLIAVDEQGKETRGTVQDLDTEVFAMYQATFNLSKDKIQGFRFQMRPRGYVTIDGIALKPNRPAAPR, from the coding sequence ATGACGACGCCATCGACGACCGGCTTGCGGGCCCTCTTTACAGGCGGTTCCGCGACGGGTCTCACCGACGGCCAGCTTCTGGAACGCTTCCAACATCGCCACGAATCGGCCGAGGCCGCATTCGAGGCGCTGGTGGACCGACACGCGGCGATGGTCTGGGGCGTCTGCCGACGTTCCCTCGACCGCGCCGACGCCGAGGACGCCTTCCAGGCGACGTTCCTGGTCCTCGTTCGGAAGGCCGGAGCGATCCGACCCGACGACCGAGGCTCCGTCGGCCGCTGGCTTTACGGCGTCGCCCGCCGCGTCGCCGGCCGACTCCGCCAGGAAGCCGCGAGACGTCCTCCCTCCCTCGATCCAGTCCTGGCCGAGGACCCCGCATCCCTGGCCGAACGTCGCGACATCCGCGAGGCCGTCGCCGCCGAACTGGATCGACTCCCTTCCAAGTACCGACGTCCCATCGAGTTGTGCGACTTCGAGGGCCTCACCTACGAGCAGGCCGGCGTCTTCCTGGGTTGGCCGACCGCCACCTTGAAGAATCGCCTTGCGCAAGGTCGCTCACGGCTGCGAGATCGGCTGACCCGTCGGGGATTGGCCCCGGCGGCGGCCGTCGCGACGGCCGCGATCGCGCGGGAATGCCAGGCCGGCGTCCCGAGGGCCCTCATTCAATCCACCTGCCGGGCCGGAGCCATCGCTTCGGGGACCATCCCCGCGGCTGTCGCCCGGCTGACCGAAGGAGCGATTCGGACCATGTTCCTGGACAGGATGAAGACCATCGCCTTGATCGTATCGACGGGCTTCGGAGCTGTGGCCGTCGCCGGCGTGGCTTCGCCGCGAGGCGAGGAGACCGCCCCGCCGTCGACGGTCGTCGTGGTGCCGGACGCCGGCAAGGTCCCGCGCACCCCAGACCCGCGTTTCTCCAAGCGGATGCAAAATGGCGCGCTGGTCGAGATCGTAGCCGTCTCCTCCGCCCCCGCCACCGGACTCTGGTGGCGACCCGACGGCACCCCTTTGGCCGAGCCTCCTTGCGACTCCATGGGGCCTGACGAAGATGCCGAGGATGGACGATATCGGATCCTCTATCAGGTTACGGACGCTCCCGAGAACGACGATGTGAAGCCAAACTCCGGACCTGCATCGGACGTCATGGGTTACAACCGTCACGTCCGACTCAATGGCAAGGTCGTCCCCGGCCTGCGACGGTTCGGCTTGGGCTATCGCACGAAGCGAGATACAGCCTCGGTGCGCATCGGGGGCGCTTACGGTCCGTGGGAGACGATCGACGAAATGAGTCCGTCTCAGGGGGCGGGGCATGCCGACAACTGGCCGCGCGGCCATCGCCGGATTTTCTCCATCACGCCAGTCGGGGAAGGGTGGACCGTTGCAACGGTGGTCCACGAGATCGACCTCCGGGATAAAGTCTTCCGGCTCATCGCCGTTGATGAACAGGGGAAGGAGACGCGGGGCACCGTGCAAGATCTGGATACCGAAGTCTTCGCCATGTATCAGGCGACCTTCAACCTTTCGAAGGACAAGATTCAGGGATTCCGCTTCCAGATGCGACCCCGAGGATATGTCACGATCGACGGCATCGCCCTGAAACCCAACCGTCCCGCCGCTCCGCGTTGA